One genomic window of Solanum stenotomum isolate F172 chromosome 9, ASM1918654v1, whole genome shotgun sequence includes the following:
- the LOC125877445 gene encoding uncharacterized protein LOC125877445 — translation MVKEGRVVGHKVSQKGLEVDKAMIEVIEKLPSPISLKGIHSFLGHAGFYLRFIKDFSKIAHPLCKHLEKEVKFNFDDACMVAFKCLKEKLISTPVIISPDWSEPFEVMCDASGMTLGIVLGQKHNKLFHRTYYASKTLNGAQSNYTVTEQQLLAVVYAFEKFRAYLLGIRVVVHTDHAALRYLMAKKDAKTRLIRRCVPEEEFYDSLHACHSSSVGGNHVGVHTVAKILQSGYYWPSLYKDAQEFSKKCTQCQRQGGASRRHELPLKPILEVELFDVWGIDFMGPFGNKYILVVVDYVSKWVETVALPINEGRSVVQFLKRYIFARFVTPRAIINDGGSHFCNRLFTSALSKYEVKHKVATPYHPQISGQVEVSNREIKNILGKIVFAKRTNLSRKLEDALWVYHTAYKTPIDMSPYQLVFGKSFHLPIELEYKALWALKALNLDWERTSKGRVDQLNELDEFRVK, via the exons ATGGTTAAGGAAGGGAGAGTTGTTGGTCACAAAGTGTCACAAAAAGGGCTGGAGGTTGATAAAGCAATGATTGAAGTGATCGAGAAGTTACCATCACCAATTTCATTGAAGGGTATTCATAGCTTCTTGGGGCATGCCGGCTTTTACCTGAGGTTTATCAaggacttttcaaaaattgcacaccctCTATGCAAACActtggagaaggaggtgaagTTTAACTTTGATGATGCGTGCATGGTGGCCTTTAAgtgcttgaaagaaaaattgatctCCACTCCGGTTATCATTAGTCCCGATTGGTCTGAACCCTTTGAAGttatgtgtgatgcaagtggcaTGACATTAGGCATCGTGTTGGGGCAGAAACACAACAAACTATTTCACCGTACTTACTACGCAAGTAAAACTCTAAACGGTGCTCAAAGTAACTACACAGTGACAGAACAACAATTACTTGCAGTAGTATATGCGTTTGAGAAATTTCGGGCCTACTTGCTAGGCATTAGAGTGGTTGTTCACACTGACCATGCTGCGCTACGTTATTTAATGGCAAAGAAGGATGCTAAGACAagattgataag GAGATGTGTTCCGGAAGAAGAATTCTATGATAGTCTCCACGCTTGTCATTCTTCATCGGTTGGGGGTAATCATGTTGGAGTGCACACGGTTGCTAAGATCCTCCAAAGTGGTTACTACTGGCCATCCCTTTACAAGGACGCTCAGGAGTTTTCTAAGAAATGTACGCAATGTCAAAGACAAGGTGGAGCATCCAGAAGACATGAGCTTCCTCTGAAACCGATTTTGGAAGTTGAgttatttgatgtttggggaatCGATTTCATGGGTCCATTTGGAAACAAGTACATCTTGGTGGTGGTAGACTATGTTTCTAAGTGGGTGGAAACTGTAGCGTTGCCAATCAACGAAGGGAGAAGTGTTGTTCAGTTCCTAAAACGCTACATTTTCGCTAGGTTTGTCACTCCTCGAGCTATCATTAATGATGGTGGGTCCCACTTTTGCAATAGGCTTTTTACATCAGCATTGAGCAAATATGAGGTGAAGCATAAAGTAGCAACGCCATATCATCCTCAGATAAGTGGCCAAGTGGAAGTTTCAAATAGAGAgatcaaaaatattttgggtaaGATCGTATTTGCAAAAAGGACTAATTTGTCTCGAAAACTAGAAGATGCTCTGTGGGTATATCACACTGCCTACAAGACACCAATCGATATGTCTCCTTATCAACTAGTCTTTGGGAAATCTTTCCATTTACCAATTGAATTGGAGTACAAAGCATTATGGGCATTAAAGGCTCTGAATCTGGACTGGGAAAGAACTTCAAAAGGAAGAGTAGATCAACTCAATGAGTTGGATGAATTCAGG GTAAAATAG